Within Amycolatopsis sp. FDAARGOS 1241, the genomic segment CGCGCCGCCGACCAGGAGACCGGCGCGGTGCTGCCAGCCGGCGAACCAGGCGAGCTGCAAGTGCGCGGCCGCCTCATGCCGGGGTACCTCGACGACGACGAAGCCAACGCCGGCGCGTTCACCGCGGACGGCTGGTTCCGCACCGGCGACCGCGGTGTCGTCAACCCGGACGGCACGGTGTCGTTCATCGGGCGCATCACGGACATGATCAAGACGTCGGGCATCAACGTCTCCCCGGCGGAAGTCGAAAGCTTCCTGTCCGGGCACCCGGACATCGCGGAGTCGGTGGTTCTGGGCGCGCCGCACCCGAGCCGCGACGAAGTGGTGGTGGCGTTCGTCGTCGCGCGCGGCGAGCGGCTCACCGCCGCGGACGTCGTCGCGCACTGCAAGAAGCACATCGCGGGCTACAAGGTGCCGTGGGCGGTGGCGATCGTGCCCGAGCTGCCGAAGACGGGCACGGGCAAGCTCGTGCGCCGCACACTGCGGGCCGAAGCGGAGAAACTGGTGCAGGACAAGCTGAAAGCGGACGTGGCGTGACGGGCAACTGGGGCCGGTGGGGACCCGGCGACGAGACCGGCGCGCTGAACCTGGTCACCCCCGAGGTCACCCGCCGCGCGACGGCACTGGTGCGCTCGGGCCGCACGCTGAGCCTCGCGCAGCCGCTTGGCCCCGGCAGCGGGTCTCCCCCGCACCGCCCGGGGCCGCTGCGGTTCATGAACCGCGACGCCGGCGACTACGCGCTCGGCGCCCGCTCCCCCGGCGGCTTCCGGTTCGCCGAGGACACCGTGCAGCTGCCCACGCACAGCGGCACCCACGTCGACGCCCTGGCCCACGCCTGGTCCGGCGAGTCTATCTACAATGGACACTCACAGTCGTCGACGCGCACCACGCGCGGCGCCCAGCGCTGCGGCGCCGAGAAACTCGTACCCGTCGTGACGCGCGGGGTGCTCGTGGACCTCGTCGCCGCGGCCGGTGGTCCGCTCCCCGCCAGCGCCCCGGTGGACGCCGACGATCTGCGGCGCGGCATCGCGGAATCTGGCATCGTCCCGGAATCCGGCGACACGATCCTGATCCGCACGGGCTGGCTGGAATCCCACGATGACGACGCGGACTACTTCGCCGACGAGCCCGGGATCACCGAGGAAGCGGCCCGGTGGCTGGCCGAGCACGACGTCGCCCTCGTCGGCGCCGACAACTACGCCGTCGAGCAGCAAGTGGCGGCCAGCGGCTTCCCCGCTCACCTCGTGCTGCTGCACCAGCACGGTGTGCCGCTGCTGGAGAACGTCGCGCTGGCCGAACTCGGCGAAGCACTGGCAGCCGAGTCGCGCTCGACGTTCCTCTTCGTGTTCGCCCCGATCCCCCTCGTCGGTTCGACGGCGACCCCGGTCACCCCGGTGGTCGTGCTGTGACCCTGACCGACGTGCTGAAACCCGGCGACCTGGTAGTGCTGGCGCAGGGCACCGGCGAGCCCACGCCCCTGCTCGAGCAGCTGGTGCGCGCCCACGCGACGCTGCCCGACCTCGAAGTGTTCGTCGGCCTCAGCCACAGCGGCGCGCTCACCGAACCGGGAGCGGCCGGGCTGCCGCTGGTCTCGTTCGGCGCGATGGGCCCGCTCGCGCGGCTCGCCGCGAACGGCACGGTGTCGGTGATCCCGTGCCACTTCCGCGACGTCCCGCGCGCGTTGCTCAGCCGCAACCCGGACCAGCTCGTGGTCGCACTGCAGGTTTCGAGCGCCGACGACAGCGGCCACCACAGCCTCGGGCTGGCCGTCGACTACACCTACGAGCTGCTCGACCGCGCCCGAGCCGTCGTCGCCGAGGTCAACGACCGCCTGCCGCACTCGACGGCGCCGCGGGTGCACTCCTCCCGGTTCACCGCGACAATTCCCACGTCGCGGCCCCTGCCGTCGATCACAGCCGGCTCGACCGGGCCGGTGCACACCGCGATCGCGCGGCACGTAGCCGCCCTCGTGCCCGACGGCGCGACCATCCAGCTGGGCATCGGCACGCTGCCCGCCGCCGTCGGCCGTGCCCTGGCGGCGAAACACGACTTGCGCGTGCACTCGACGCTGGCCGGCACGTGGTTGCTCGACCTCGCCCGCGCCGGTGCGCTGCGCGCCGGCGCTGTCGTCATCAGCGAAGCCGCGGGGTCGCAGGAGCTCTACGACTGGGTGGTCGAGTCGGGCGTGCGGGTGCGACCGGTGAGCGAACTCGCCCAGCCCGGCGCGTTCGCCCGCATCGACCGCTTCGTCGCGATGAACTCGGCGCTGCAGGTGGACCTCTCCGGCCAGGTCAACGCGGAAGAGCTCGGGTCCGGTTACGTCGGCGGCATCGGCGGCCAGCCGGATTACCTGCGCGCGGCCCAGCACTCGGCCGGCGGCTGCTCGATCGTGATGCTCCCGGCCACCACCCAGGGCGGCAAGTCGTCCCGGATCGTGCGCCGGCTCCACGCCGGAGCTGTGACGACACCACGGTCCCAGGTGGACGTCGTGGTGACCGAGCACGGGATCGCCGACCTGCGCGGCAGGAGCCTCGCCGAACGCGCCGAAGCACTGATCGCCGTGGCCGCCCCCGGCCACCGACCCTCGCTGCGGGAGGCGCCGTGACGACCACAGTGGACACCCGGCTGCACGACTTCCTGGCCGACCGGCTCGGCTCATCGCCGAAGATCGCCGGCCTGACGCGCGTCGGCGTCGGCCGCTCGCGCGAGAACTGGGTGTTCGACCTCGTGCACGCGGATGGTGAACGGGAACCGCTGATCCTGCGGCGCGACCCGGACGGCGGCCTCGTCGACACCGACCGCGGCACCGAGTTCGCCGTCCTGCGCGCCCTCGAACCGAGCCGACTGCCCGCGCCGCACGCGCGCTGGCTGGACTCGGACGGCACCTGGCTGGGCAAACCGTCGCTGATCATGCGCCGCGAGCCCGGCGAGTGCGACTACCGCGTGGTCAACGGCGACCGGCCCCTGGCCGAGCGCGCCAGCCTGGCGCGGCGGTTCTGCGACCTGCTGGCCGAGGTGCACCTCGTCGACTGGCGCGCGGGCGGGCTCGGCGGCGTCCTCGACGACCCGGGCGAGCAGGCCGCGCGGCACGAGCTGATCCGATGGGAAACCGTGCTGCGCCAGGACCAGCTCGAAGCACTGCCGGAGCTCGACCTCGCCCTCGGCTGGCTGCGGGCCCACGCGCCCGCGGCCCAGCGGACCGTGCTCGTGCACGCGGACTTCAAGCCGGGCAACATCCTGCTCGAAGGCGACCGGGTCACCGCCTTGCTCGACTGGGAGCTCGCACACCTCGGCGATCCCTTGGAGGACCTCGGCTGGGTCACGCAGCCGCTGCGCCGCCGCGAGCACCTCATCGACGGGGTGTGGGAGCGGGCCGACCTCGTCCGCCGCTACCAGGACGTGACCGGCACCGAAGTCGACGAAACCGCGTTGGCGTGGTGGGCGGCGTTCGCCACGTTCAAAACCGCGGTCATGCAGGTCAGCGGGCTGCGCGCGTTCCTCGACGGCCGCAGCGACGAACCGTACCGGCCCACCCGCAAGGTGCTGGGCACACTGCTGGCCGCGCTCGAGGAGAGGAGCTGAGATGCGCCCGACCATCGAAGACCAGCTGAGCGGAGCCCAGCGCCTGCTCGACGACGTCGCCACCGACTCCGGGCTGTCGCAGGATTCGCGGGAGAACCTGACGAACGTGCGCCGGCTGCTCACGCAGATCGGCCGCTCGTGGGCCACGCTGCTGCCGTTCTACGCGCAGGACAACGCCGCCCTGACGCGGTTGCTGACGCGGCACGGCGTGCCCGTCGCGGACGACGAACCAGCGGGCTACGACCTCGCCGCGGCCGCCACCCGCAACGCCGAACTCAGAGCCCACCTCTCGCACGTCATCACGAATCTACCGCCGGACGGCACCGCCGCCCGGCGCGAGATCACCGAGTACCTGATCCGTCGGATCGCAACCGACCCGAGCTGAGGAGGTGGCCGTGAGCGACCTGACCGTCGGCGACGAGCACTTCGCCGAGCAGTTCCCGCTGTCCCCGCTGGACGACTACCTGATCCACCAGACACCGGACCCGGTCCGGGTCATGTGGACCGGCGACCCGCGCGCGTACGAGCGCTACTGGATGATCAGCCACGATGCGGCCGGCGAGGTCATGGTCGCAACCGGCGGCAGCTTCTACCCGAACCTCGACCGCGCCGAGGCCTACGCGATCGTGAACTTCCGCGGCCGGCACACGAGCGTGCGCAGCTTCCGGGCGCTCGGCGTCGATCGCGCGGACCTGCGCGTGGGCCCGATCGCGCCCGAGATCGTGCGTGGGCTGCGGGAGTGGCGGTACCGGCTCGAGCCGAACGAGTGGGGCATCAGCTACGACCTGACGTTCCGCGACACCACGCGGCAGGTGTTCCGGGAACCGCTGTCCGACTCGGCCCACGGCACCCCGCCCGGCCGGCGCAACGACGTGACCGCCGGGTTCGAAGGCTTCGGCACGGTCGAAGGCTGGGTCGAGGCCGACGGCACCCGCGTCGAACTCGGTCCCGGCTCGGCGGGCACGCGCGACCGGCACTGGGGCACGGGCCGCGGCGTGGGCGGGCCGGCGATGTCCTTGGGCGGGCGGTTGCACGTCGGCGTCTCGGGCAACGCCTTCGTGCCGTTCGAAAACTGGACGCTGTGGGGTGACCGCGTCTACTACCCGTTCGGCGACAGCCGCCCGGGCGCGACGCGCGTGGCCAAGCCGACGCGGCGGTTGCGGTTCGAACCCGACACCGACATCTTCACCGAAGGGTTCGTCGAATACCGGCTCGGCACCGGCGAGGTGAAGGAGCTGCACTACGAGCACCTCGGGCACCAGACCGCGTTCCTGCGCTGCGGCATGTACGGCGGCACGCCGGAAAGCGGGATCCACCAGGGGGCCTACGACGGACCGGAGCTGACCGAGGGCGAAACCTACGACCTGGCCGACCCCAAGACGCGGATCGGCCTGCGAGGTCTCGACGAGCACCTGTGCCGCGTGACGTGCGAAGGCGAGAGCGTGCTCGGCGTCTACCAGACGATCGACCCCGTGGCGTACCAGCGGTGCAAGGAGGGCCGGCCGGGCTGGGATTTCCTGTAGGACAGGTCAGCCCGAGACACGGCGGCCGCGGCGGGACAGGTCCGCACCACCGCGGCCCAGGTCCGCCTCGATCGCCGCGGCGGCCTCGGAAGCCTTGTCCAGCAGCAGTTTCTCGTGCGTTTCGTCGATCTGGGCCAGCGGAACCGAGATATGGATGGCCGCGGTGATCTCGCCGTACGCGTCGCGGACCGGGAACGCGTAGCCGACGACGCCGGGGATGGCTTCCTCACGGCTCACCGAGTAGCCGGCCTGCCGGATGGCGTCCAGCTCGCGGTCGAGGTCGGCTTCCGCGGTCAGCGTGTGCTCGGTCAGCCGCGGCCGCGGTTCGCTGATCAGCCGCCGGTGCAGTGGCTTGTGGAACGCGGCGAACAGTTTGCCCACGGCCGTCGCGTGCAGGTACAGCGACTGGCCGAGGCGGATGTCCACGGCGATCGGCCGCGTGCCGGGGAACCGGTCGATGTAGGAGACCCGCGTGCCCAGGCGCACGGCGAGGTACACGTCCTCGCCCGTGGCGCGGGTCAGCTCCGGCAGGGCGCGGCGCGCGATGTCGCGCACTTCCAGGCCGTCGACGATGCGGATGCCGAGCCGCACCGCGCGCGAGCCGAGCGAGTAGCGCAGGTCGTCCGACACCGCGACGACGTCGGTCGCGGCCATCCGCTGCAGCAGGTTGTGCGCGCTGCTGGCCGGCATGCCGAGACGCTTGACGATCTCGGTGAGCGTCATCCCCTCCGGGTGCCCGACGAGGAGCTCGAGCGTGTCGAACACCCGGGAGAACCGTTCCGCCCCTGCGTCGGCTGCCACGCACCCCTGCCTTTCGTCGCTGGTCGATCCCCTCGAAAAAGCGTAGCCGATCGCCGCCGGCGGGGATCAGTGCCGACGCGCGCCGCCGGCGAGGAAGTCGGCGTCGTCGAGGGCGAGGGTCAGCGCGAGCAGAGCGCCGAGGTAACTGTACTGGCGCAGCCCCATGACCAGGCCGGTCGCGGTGTAGGTGAAGCGGGACTGCTGGGCGAGATAGGGCGGCGTCACGCCTGCGAAGTGGCGGGCGGTGTTGGCGAAATGGCATTCGACGACGGGTTTGCCGGTGTCGTCGAGGGCGTGGCGGGTCGCTTCGCCGTAGGTGGTGAGGCCGGCGGGGTTGATGACGTACCCGTCCACCTCGAGGGCCGTGCGGTGGATGAAATCGAGGATCTCGCCCTCGTGGTTGGACGCGAACGGCGTGACGGCGACGCCGATCTCATCCGCGAGCTCCGCGACCAGCCGCTGCAGGTCGGCCAGCGACTTGATCGGCCCGTAGATCGCTTCCGACCGGTGACCGAGGTTGGGCATGTTCGGCCCGTCGATCACGCCGATGCGCCACTGGTTGGCTTCGGGGGTGCGGAACCGGGCGAGAGACATGTCAGGGCTCCTTCGGGGCGATGAGCTCCAGGGGCAACGGCGTGTGGCGCGTGGCCGGGCCGCCGTCGCGGTCGCGAGCGCGCAGCTGGGCCACGGTGTCCGGATCGCCCGTCGCGTCGGCGGGGCCGAGCGGGAGGTCGTGCTCGTGCGCCAGGGCGGCCAGCTCCGCCACGGTCCGGTCCGCGAAGGCGGTCTCCAGGCGGGCCCGGATCGCGCGGGCGTGGTTGCGCCGGTCCGCGTATGTGGCCAGCTCGGGATCGTACCGCCAGTCGGCCCAGCCGAGGGCCTCGCACAGGCGCTGCCACATGTGGTCTTCCAGCAGCGCGAGGACGACCGAGCCGTCCTGAGCCCGCACGACGCCGTAGGTCGCCTCGGGTTCGGTGACAGCGAGCGGTTTGACCGAGTTCCACGCGGTCGCGACGTCCAGCATGGACAGATCGAGGTGAGCACCGCCGCCTGCGTGCCACGCGGCCGTGATCGCGAGCGCCGCCGTCGTGGCGGTGCCCAGGTCGACCCACGGCACGCCGATGCGGTCGGATTCGGGTGTGTCCCGCAGGATCCCGGCCATGGCCTGCAGCGACAGGTCGTGGGTCGGATGGCCGGCGAGCGGGCCGGTCTGGCCCATACCGCTGATGGAGCAGTAGACGACATCGGGCCGAACCGCCCGCACGGCCTTTTCGTCGCAGCCGAGCCGGGTGGTGACTCCGGGCCGGAAGCCTTCGACGAACACGTCGGCCGTGGCCGCCAGGTCGAGCAACCGGGCCCGGTCCGCTTCGGACTTGAGGTCGAGGAACACGTTGCGCTTGCCGGCGTTGACCCGCTGGAACATCGGTGGGTCGAAGCGGCGGGCCGGGTCGCCCGCCGGTGGTTCGACCTTCACGACGTCGGCGCCCAGAGATGCGAGCAGGAAGGTCGCGTACGGGCCCGGCAGCTGCTGGCTCAGGTCGAGCACGGCCATGCCGTGCAGCGGAGCGCCGCTCACGGCCGGACCACCGCCCGTCCGATGAGGACACCGGATTCGACGGCGGCGTGGGCGGCGGCGATGTCTTCGAGCGGGAACTCGCGCGGCTGCACCGGCGTAACCCGGCCGGACGCGACGAGCTCGACCACTTCGAGCAGTTCCTGCCGGTTCGCGTGGGCGGAGCCCGAGACGTCGAGTTCTTTGAGGATCACCAGGCCCAGCCGCAGTTCGACGGCTTTCGGGTCGGTGTTGCCGACGATGGCCAGCCGGCCGCGCGGAGCGAGGGAACGCAACGACAACGCGAACGTCGGAGCGCCCGTCGTTTCGATCGCGGCGTCTGCTCCGCGCGGCCGGCCGAGTCCCGCGGCCGCGGCGCGCACCCCTTGCGCGCCCGCCGAAACCGGCACGACGGTGTGGGCACCGGATTCTCGCAGCGCCTGGGCTTTCGCGGCGCTGCTCGTCACGGCGATCACCCGCGCGCCGAGTGCGGCGGCGATCCGTACCGTGTGGACACCGACGCCACCGCCGGCCCCGGTCACGAGCACGACGTCGCCTTCCGCGACCCGGGTGCGGCGCAGCGCGTGCAAACCCGTGCCGAGGGCGCAGGAGAGGATCGCGCCTTCGGCGTCGCCGACGGAATCCGGCAGGGCGACGGCGTTGAGCGGGCCGGCGAGCACGAACTCGGCGTAGCCGCCGGAGAGGTCCTCGCCGTAGAACCCCGGCCCGGTGCGGCACGTGTTCGTGTGCCCGGCCCGGCACTCGGCGCAGGAGCCGCACGGGAACCGCTGGACCAACGCGACGCGCCGGCCGAGCCACGCCGGATCGCCCTCCGGGCCGATGGCTTCGACCCGGCCGGCGATCTCGTGCCCGAGGACCTGCCCGGGCCTCGCGGCCAGGGATCCCTTGCGCGCCAGCAGGTCGTGGCCGCAGATGCCGCAGGCGGACACCCGCACGAGGAACTGGTCGCCGGTCGGCTCGGGCACCGGGCGCTCGCCCGGCACGAGCCCGCCGGGCCCGCCGGGCGCCGCGAGCACCGCGGCACGCATGAGCCTCACGGCACCACCGCCTCGGTGACACCCGGCTTTCCGATCCTCGGTGCCGGGCCGGACTTCGTCGCGTCGACGTCCAGACTCAGGTCGCGCCCGCCCGTCTCGGGCAGCCACAGCAGCAGGATCAGCCCGCAGATCAACGCGACGCCGACGAGCAGGATGCCCGGCGCGTAGTCCAGGCCGGTCGACACCACCAGCGCCGCCGCGACGAGCGGCGCGAACCCGGACGGCGCGCCGACCCCGAGGTTGAACCCGAGCGCACCACTCGTGAGCCGGGTGGACGCCGGGAACATCTCGATGAGCACGAGTGAGGTGTTCGCGTTGATCGGCGCCTGGAAGATCGCGAACACGATCAGCGCGAGGATCACCACCACCGCCGAACCGTGGGCCAGCGCGATGAACACCGGAATGCCGAACACGAGGTGGCCCAGACAGCCGAACAGCAGCGTCCGGCGCCGGCCGAACCGGTCGGACAGGCGGCCCGCGACCGGGCACAGCGCACAGTAGATCGCGAGGCCGATCGAGGTCAGCACCGTCGCGCGGGTCGAGTTGACATGGGCCG encodes:
- a CDS encoding cyclase family protein, with the translated sequence MTGNWGRWGPGDETGALNLVTPEVTRRATALVRSGRTLSLAQPLGPGSGSPPHRPGPLRFMNRDAGDYALGARSPGGFRFAEDTVQLPTHSGTHVDALAHAWSGESIYNGHSQSSTRTTRGAQRCGAEKLVPVVTRGVLVDLVAAAGGPLPASAPVDADDLRRGIAESGIVPESGDTILIRTGWLESHDDDADYFADEPGITEEAARWLAEHDVALVGADNYAVEQQVAASGFPAHLVLLHQHGVPLLENVALAELGEALAAESRSTFLFVFAPIPLVGSTATPVTPVVVL
- a CDS encoding acetyl-CoA hydrolase/transferase family protein, which produces MTLTDVLKPGDLVVLAQGTGEPTPLLEQLVRAHATLPDLEVFVGLSHSGALTEPGAAGLPLVSFGAMGPLARLAANGTVSVIPCHFRDVPRALLSRNPDQLVVALQVSSADDSGHHSLGLAVDYTYELLDRARAVVAEVNDRLPHSTAPRVHSSRFTATIPTSRPLPSITAGSTGPVHTAIARHVAALVPDGATIQLGIGTLPAAVGRALAAKHDLRVHSTLAGTWLLDLARAGALRAGAVVISEAAGSQELYDWVVESGVRVRPVSELAQPGAFARIDRFVAMNSALQVDLSGQVNAEELGSGYVGGIGGQPDYLRAAQHSAGGCSIVMLPATTQGGKSSRIVRRLHAGAVTTPRSQVDVVVTEHGIADLRGRSLAERAEALIAVAAPGHRPSLREAP
- a CDS encoding phosphotransferase family protein is translated as MTTTVDTRLHDFLADRLGSSPKIAGLTRVGVGRSRENWVFDLVHADGEREPLILRRDPDGGLVDTDRGTEFAVLRALEPSRLPAPHARWLDSDGTWLGKPSLIMRREPGECDYRVVNGDRPLAERASLARRFCDLLAEVHLVDWRAGGLGGVLDDPGEQAARHELIRWETVLRQDQLEALPELDLALGWLRAHAPAAQRTVLVHADFKPGNILLEGDRVTALLDWELAHLGDPLEDLGWVTQPLRRREHLIDGVWERADLVRRYQDVTGTEVDETALAWWAAFATFKTAVMQVSGLRAFLDGRSDEPYRPTRKVLGTLLAALEERS
- a CDS encoding IclR family transcriptional regulator, producing MAADAGAERFSRVFDTLELLVGHPEGMTLTEIVKRLGMPASSAHNLLQRMAATDVVAVSDDLRYSLGSRAVRLGIRIVDGLEVRDIARRALPELTRATGEDVYLAVRLGTRVSYIDRFPGTRPIAVDIRLGQSLYLHATAVGKLFAAFHKPLHRRLISEPRPRLTEHTLTAEADLDRELDAIRQAGYSVSREEAIPGVVGYAFPVRDAYGEITAAIHISVPLAQIDETHEKLLLDKASEAAAAIEADLGRGGADLSRRGRRVSG
- a CDS encoding type II 3-dehydroquinate dehydratase is translated as MSLARFRTPEANQWRIGVIDGPNMPNLGHRSEAIYGPIKSLADLQRLVAELADEIGVAVTPFASNHEGEILDFIHRTALEVDGYVINPAGLTTYGEATRHALDDTGKPVVECHFANTARHFAGVTPPYLAQQSRFTYTATGLVMGLRQYSYLGALLALTLALDDADFLAGGARRH
- a CDS encoding CaiB/BaiF CoA-transferase family protein, with product MSGAPLHGMAVLDLSQQLPGPYATFLLASLGADVVKVEPPAGDPARRFDPPMFQRVNAGKRNVFLDLKSEADRARLLDLAATADVFVEGFRPGVTTRLGCDEKAVRAVRPDVVYCSISGMGQTGPLAGHPTHDLSLQAMAGILRDTPESDRIGVPWVDLGTATTAALAITAAWHAGGGAHLDLSMLDVATAWNSVKPLAVTEPEATYGVVRAQDGSVVLALLEDHMWQRLCEALGWADWRYDPELATYADRRNHARAIRARLETAFADRTVAELAALAHEHDLPLGPADATGDPDTVAQLRARDRDGGPATRHTPLPLELIAPKEP
- a CDS encoding alcohol dehydrogenase catalytic domain-containing protein — translated: MRAAVLAAPGGPGGLVPGERPVPEPTGDQFLVRVSACGICGHDLLARKGSLAARPGQVLGHEIAGRVEAIGPEGDPAWLGRRVALVQRFPCGSCAECRAGHTNTCRTGPGFYGEDLSGGYAEFVLAGPLNAVALPDSVGDAEGAILSCALGTGLHALRRTRVAEGDVVLVTGAGGGVGVHTVRIAAALGARVIAVTSSAAKAQALRESGAHTVVPVSAGAQGVRAAAAGLGRPRGADAAIETTGAPTFALSLRSLAPRGRLAIVGNTDPKAVELRLGLVILKELDVSGSAHANRQELLEVVELVASGRVTPVQPREFPLEDIAAAHAAVESGVLIGRAVVRP